The following proteins are co-located in the Siansivirga zeaxanthinifaciens CC-SAMT-1 genome:
- a CDS encoding superoxide dismutase: MAFELPELGYAYDALEPHIDARTMEIHHSKHHQGYTNNLNNAIAGTDLEEKSIEDILTNLDMSNGAVRNNGGGFFNHSLFWSVMNPEGKGYLSGELKDAIIEAYGSVDAFKDAFAKAAATQFGSGWAWLCVHKGGKVEVCSTPNQDNPLMPGVTCQGTPILGIDVWEHAYYLNYQNRRPDYINAFFNVINWNEVEKRYAAAK; this comes from the coding sequence ATGGCTTTCGAATTACCAGAATTAGGATATGCATACGACGCTTTAGAGCCTCATATCGATGCACGTACTATGGAGATACATCATTCAAAACATCATCAAGGATATACCAACAACTTAAATAATGCCATTGCAGGAACCGATTTAGAAGAAAAATCTATCGAAGATATTTTAACCAATTTAGATATGTCAAATGGCGCAGTTAGAAATAACGGTGGCGGATTTTTTAATCATTCTTTATTCTGGAGCGTTATGAATCCAGAAGGAAAAGGGTATTTATCTGGCGAACTTAAAGATGCGATTATCGAAGCATACGGTTCTGTAGATGCCTTTAAAGATGCATTTGCAAAAGCAGCAGCAACACAATTTGGTTCAGGTTGGGCTTGGTTATGTGTTCACAAAGGCGGAAAAGTAGAAGTATGTTCTACACCAAACCAAGACAATCCATTAATGCCAGGTGTAACATGCCAAGGCACACCAATTTTAGGAATTGATGTTTGGGAGCACGCTTACTATTTAAATTACCAAAACCGTCGTCCAGATTATATTAATGCATTTTTTAATGTAATTAACTGGAACGAAGTAGAAAAGCGTTACGCAGCAGCGAAATAA
- a CDS encoding UvrD-helicase domain-containing protein produces MPYKHPFSVYNASAGSGKTFTLVKEYLKILFESERTDHFKRILAITFTNKAVAEMKERIIDTLKDFADEAILSSENDMFKSICSELKLEPGLLHEKSKAILNTIMHNYASFDISTIDGFTHKIIRTFAHDLKLPLNFEVELDQEALLNEAVDSLIAKAGSDEALTNVLVDFAIEKADDDKSWDVTLDFNKIAKLLVKENDIGFIETLKHKTLEDFNTLKKQLIKEIKTLETQIIETGSSAITLIQDAGLDFKDFNRGSLPKYFENLSNKNFDVSFDNNWQENIETSVLYPKRVSGDVASTIDNLQPQLAQMFKLSKTGIFHLKFLKAFYKNITPLSVLNIINKELQHLKAEQNKMLISEFNTIISQEIKNQPTPFIYERLGEKFKHYFIDEFQDTSMLQWQNLIPLIDNALSTENGTAMLVGDAKQAIYRWRGGKAEQFIDLFNDTNPFQIEKQLEKLPTNYRSFKEVVAFNNGFFNFLANEAFSNQTHRNLYENASQEINKNSAGYVDLLFIDCEKEDDKTEIYCEEVLKTIQTNLDSGYKLSDICVIVRKKKDGVAIAKYLSKEHIPIVSSETLLLNNAPEVVFVNNILTLLLQPKNNQVKVKILDYLSELFHIENKHDFFISHLNLPLEKFFTSFEAFNVYISSKGLTQMALYDLVETIVRSFNLIEKPNAYIQFYLDIVLEFTQKKGSDIRAFLDYFEKKKDSLCVVSPKGQNAVQIMTIHKSKGLEFPVVIFPFAELEIYKEIEPKEWFPVDKDVYNGFSHTLVNYNSDFEKYGNVGIEIHQRHQAELELDNLNLLYVALTRAVEQLYIISSKDITAKGDANAKKFSGLFINYLQNLGVWSDSQLHYTFGTCEKTSESNFKSRMTSFQNEFISTAKETHNINIITKSGLLWDTNQELAMEKGNLVHNILAKINSSHDIEPTLNEFVFKGIINNKQSQALKPIILSIVSHPELSHLFNEKHIIFNERDIITKSGEIIRPDRLVFTNNKTIHIVDYKTGLENYKHINQILHYKDVLQGMNYSVESAILVYINKEIQIIKV; encoded by the coding sequence ATGCCCTATAAACACCCGTTTTCTGTCTATAATGCCTCGGCTGGTAGTGGTAAAACTTTTACGTTAGTTAAAGAATATTTAAAAATTTTATTTGAATCGGAGAGAACCGATCATTTTAAACGCATATTGGCAATTACCTTTACTAATAAGGCTGTTGCCGAAATGAAAGAACGTATTATAGACACCTTAAAAGATTTTGCCGATGAAGCTATTTTAAGTTCTGAAAACGATATGTTTAAAAGCATTTGTAGCGAATTAAAACTTGAACCTGGTTTGTTACATGAAAAATCGAAGGCTATTTTAAACACCATCATGCATAATTATGCCTCGTTTGATATTTCTACTATTGATGGCTTTACACATAAAATTATACGAACATTTGCCCACGATTTAAAATTGCCTTTAAATTTTGAGGTAGAATTAGACCAAGAGGCCTTACTTAATGAAGCGGTAGATAGTTTAATTGCAAAAGCAGGAAGCGATGAAGCACTTACCAATGTATTGGTTGATTTTGCTATTGAAAAAGCCGATGATGATAAAAGCTGGGATGTTACTCTAGACTTTAATAAAATTGCAAAATTACTGGTAAAGGAAAATGATATTGGATTTATTGAAACCTTAAAACATAAAACGCTAGAAGATTTTAATACGCTTAAAAAACAACTAATAAAAGAAATAAAGACGCTAGAAACCCAAATTATAGAAACTGGTAGCAGTGCTATAACATTAATACAAGATGCCGGATTAGATTTTAAAGATTTTAATAGGGGTTCTTTACCTAAATATTTCGAAAATTTATCTAACAAAAATTTTGATGTTTCGTTTGACAATAATTGGCAGGAAAACATAGAGACCAGTGTCTTATACCCAAAACGCGTTTCGGGTGATGTTGCCTCAACTATAGATAACCTTCAGCCCCAGCTAGCCCAAATGTTTAAATTGAGTAAAACGGGCATTTTTCACCTTAAATTTTTAAAGGCTTTTTATAAAAATATAACGCCATTATCGGTTTTAAACATTATAAATAAAGAATTACAACATTTAAAAGCCGAGCAGAATAAAATGCTTATTTCTGAATTTAATACCATTATTAGTCAAGAAATTAAAAACCAGCCAACACCTTTTATTTACGAACGTTTAGGTGAAAAATTTAAACATTATTTTATTGATGAGTTTCAAGACACCTCAATGCTACAATGGCAAAATTTAATTCCGTTAATTGATAACGCACTCTCTACAGAAAATGGCACCGCGATGTTGGTTGGAGATGCCAAACAAGCCATTTACAGATGGCGTGGCGGAAAGGCCGAACAGTTTATTGATTTGTTTAATGATACCAATCCGTTTCAAATAGAAAAACAATTAGAAAAGCTACCTACCAACTACCGCAGTTTTAAAGAAGTGGTTGCTTTTAATAATGGCTTTTTTAATTTTCTGGCAAATGAAGCTTTTAGCAACCAAACGCATCGAAATCTTTACGAAAATGCTTCTCAAGAAATCAATAAAAACAGTGCTGGTTATGTAGATTTATTATTTATTGATTGCGAAAAAGAAGACGATAAAACCGAGATTTATTGTGAAGAAGTTTTAAAGACTATACAAACTAATTTAGACAGTGGTTATAAACTAAGTGATATTTGTGTTATTGTTAGAAAGAAAAAAGATGGTGTTGCCATTGCCAAATATTTAAGCAAAGAGCATATTCCTATTGTTTCTTCTGAAACTTTACTTTTAAATAATGCTCCAGAAGTTGTTTTTGTCAATAATATTTTAACCTTATTATTACAACCAAAAAACAATCAAGTAAAAGTAAAAATACTCGATTATTTGAGTGAATTATTTCACATAGAAAACAAACATGATTTTTTTATTTCTCATTTAAATCTTCCTCTGGAAAAATTCTTTACAAGCTTTGAAGCCTTCAATGTTTATATTTCCTCAAAAGGACTCACACAAATGGCTTTGTATGATTTAGTGGAAACCATTGTTAGAAGTTTTAACCTCATTGAAAAACCAAATGCGTACATTCAATTTTATTTGGATATCGTTTTAGAGTTTACACAAAAAAAAGGATCGGATATTCGGGCATTCTTAGATTATTTTGAAAAGAAAAAAGATAGTTTGTGTGTAGTGTCGCCAAAAGGACAAAATGCGGTTCAAATTATGACCATTCATAAATCTAAGGGATTAGAATTTCCAGTAGTTATTTTTCCTTTTGCCGAATTAGAAATTTACAAAGAGATAGAACCTAAAGAATGGTTTCCTGTAGATAAAGATGTTTACAACGGCTTTTCACATACCTTAGTAAACTACAACAGCGACTTTGAAAAGTACGGCAACGTTGGAATAGAAATTCACCAAAGACACCAGGCAGAACTGGAGTTAGACAATTTAAACCTATTGTATGTTGCCTTAACCCGGGCCGTAGAGCAATTATATATTATTTCCAGTAAAGATATTACTGCTAAAGGTGATGCCAATGCAAAAAAATTTTCAGGGTTATTTATAAATTATTTACAGAATTTAGGTGTTTGGTCTGACTCGCAATTACACTACACCTTTGGCACGTGTGAAAAAACATCAGAATCGAATTTTAAATCAAGGATGACATCGTTTCAGAATGAGTTTATTTCAACTGCAAAAGAAACTCATAACATTAATATTATTACAAAATCGGGCTTACTATGGGATACTAATCAAGAATTAGCCATGGAAAAAGGAAATCTTGTACATAATATATTGGCAAAAATAAATTCAAGTCATGATATTGAACCAACTTTAAACGAATTTGTTTTTAAAGGCATTATTAACAACAAACAATCTCAGGCATTAAAACCCATAATACTGTCGATTGTATCCCATCCAGAATTATCGCATTTGTTCAACGAAAAACACATCATATTTAACGAACGGGATATTATTACTAAATCAGGAGAAATAATACGGCCAGACCGCCTTGTTTTTACCAACAATAAAACCATCCATATTGTAGATTATAAAACTGGTTTAGAAAATTATAAGCATATAAATCAAATATTACATTATAAAGATGTTTTACAAGGCATGAACTACAGCGTTGAAAGTGCTATTTTAGTCTATATCAACAAAGAAATACAAATAATTAAAGTATAA
- a CDS encoding OmpA family protein, producing MKNLSRLLFAMLLVLGYSNANAQDKNNPWQITIGVNAVDFYPTGENAPLGEYFDEFANVTDHYNILPSLSTISVSKYLGGGFSFGAAGSLNKIEKFGDSTVDDLSYYGVDGIIKYNFLNGTTIDPYLGVGGGYSWVDEIGAGTVNGTLGFNIWFSENIGLTVQSTYKHSFEDFLDKHFQHTAGISIKFGGSDTDGDGIFDKDDACPDVPGIAAFNGCPDTDGDGIEDSKDACPNEAGLDEFNGCPDSDGDGVADKDDKCPTVAGLKALAGCPDADGDGVTDADDKCPNEAGPAANQGCPWPDTDGDGVLDKDDKCPNVKGTVANQGCPEVTEEVQKSLNAYAKTILFDTGKATIKSQSAAVLGDIIKILNEYPNSKFTVEGHTDSVGSETLNQRLSDARANSVKEYLIENGIDAFRLSALGYGESKPIDTNKTSKGRANNRRVEINLAK from the coding sequence ATGAAAAATCTTAGCAGATTATTGTTCGCTATGTTGCTTGTACTTGGTTATAGCAACGCTAATGCGCAAGACAAAAACAACCCTTGGCAAATTACTATTGGTGTAAACGCAGTGGATTTTTATCCAACTGGTGAAAACGCTCCTCTAGGAGAGTATTTTGATGAATTTGCAAATGTTACAGATCACTACAACATTTTACCATCTTTATCAACTATCTCGGTGTCTAAATATTTAGGAGGTGGTTTCTCTTTTGGAGCAGCTGGTTCATTAAATAAAATTGAAAAATTTGGAGATTCAACTGTAGATGATTTATCGTACTATGGAGTTGATGGTATCATTAAATACAACTTTTTAAATGGTACAACTATCGATCCTTACTTAGGAGTTGGTGGTGGTTACTCTTGGGTTGATGAAATTGGAGCTGGTACTGTTAATGGTACTTTAGGTTTCAATATCTGGTTCTCTGAAAACATAGGTTTAACCGTTCAGTCTACTTACAAACATTCTTTCGAAGATTTCTTAGACAAACATTTCCAACATACTGCTGGTATTTCTATCAAATTTGGTGGATCTGATACTGATGGTGATGGTATTTTTGATAAAGATGATGCTTGTCCAGATGTTCCTGGTATCGCTGCATTCAACGGATGTCCTGATACTGACGGTGATGGTATCGAAGATAGCAAAGATGCTTGTCCTAACGAAGCTGGTTTAGATGAATTTAACGGTTGTCCTGATTCTGATGGTGACGGAGTTGCTGATAAAGATGATAAATGTCCTACTGTTGCTGGTTTAAAAGCTTTAGCTGGTTGTCCAGATGCTGACGGTGACGGTGTAACTGATGCTGACGATAAATGTCCTAACGAAGCTGGTCCAGCTGCTAACCAAGGTTGTCCTTGGCCAGATACTGACGGTGACGGTGTATTAGATAAAGATGATAAATGTCCTAACGTTAAAGGAACTGTTGCTAACCAAGGTTGTCCTGAAGTAACTGAAGAAGTTCAAAAATCTTTAAATGCTTACGCTAAAACCATCTTATTCGATACTGGTAAAGCAACTATTAAATCTCAATCTGCAGCTGTATTAGGTGACATCATTAAAATATTAAATGAGTACCCTAACTCTAAATTTACTGTAGAAGGTCATACTGATAGTGTTGGTAGCGAAACTCTAAACCAAAGATTGTCTGATGCAAGAGCTAACTCTGTAAAAGAATACTTAATTGAAAACGGTATTGATGCTTTCAGATTATCTGCACTTGGATACGGTGAGTCTAAACCTATCGATACTAACAAAACTAGTAAAGGTAGAGCTAACAACAGACGTGTTGAAATTAACTTAGCAAAATAA
- a CDS encoding PD-(D/E)XK nuclease family protein: MTTFIFDVLTELKKNNNTISELTFVLPSKRAGLFLKNQLYKVSEQTIFAPTILSIEEFVENISELKTITNTELLFEFYNTYLKLTKDSPDSFEVFSKWAQILLQDFNEIDRYLIPQENIFNYLKAIQEINHWSLQKEQTTFVKNYLAFWNKLYSYYQEFTKALLTQKSGYQGLIYRESTKNIDAYIKANSEKKHIFLGFNALNTCEETIIQKLLENNLAEIFWDIDKTFLNNSKHDAALFTRQHKKNWPYFKTNPFNWITSNYTQPKTIEIVGIPKNIGQAKYIGTILKNLHENDPKLQSTAVVLGDENLLIPTLNSLPQGISALNITMGFPLKSIPLASLFDILFDIHKISSSNFYYKNVINIISNQYIKPLFYVDGIDYASLIIETIDTNNIIYVSPERLKSISPGTTKIIDLLFTNWDKSIDTALENCFGIITAIKEFLDQEKASNLLALEYLYRFNELFNELSRLNSTYKHIKDISTLFGIYKEVLSSETLDFQGEPLQGLQVMGMLESRVLDFETVIISSVNEGILPSGKSNNSFIPFDVKLENKLPTYKEKDAVYTYHFYRLLQRAKNIYILYNTEADVLTGGEKSRFITQLELEKIHNIHHNIIAPEVPVINRTLNEVKKTEHLIKEIVKLAERGFSPSSLTSYIRNPIDFYYQKILKIKEHEDVEETVAANTLGTVVHNTLEDFYKPLINTQLKEEDIKNLKSKINETVTTHFKQVYKEGDITKGKNLIIYEIAKRYVSNFLDLELEEIKRGRKIKIIAIEIENKVSIDIPGLDFPIQITGKVDRIDEYDGTIRIIDYKTGRVDKSDVEVINWEDITTDYKKYSKSFQVLTYAYMMQQSNHLKFPLHAGIISFKNLSEGFIGFCKKDKSGNGANKNYFITPEILDAFKTELQALILEICNKNIPFTEKEV; this comes from the coding sequence ATGACAACATTCATTTTTGATGTTCTTACCGAATTAAAAAAGAACAACAACACGATTTCCGAATTAACATTCGTGCTTCCTAGTAAGAGGGCTGGGTTATTTTTAAAGAACCAACTTTATAAGGTCTCAGAACAAACTATTTTTGCTCCTACTATTTTAAGCATAGAAGAGTTTGTTGAAAACATTTCAGAGCTTAAAACCATTACCAATACCGAACTGCTGTTCGAATTTTATAATACCTACCTTAAACTAACAAAAGATAGTCCCGATTCGTTTGAAGTATTTTCTAAATGGGCACAAATTTTACTTCAAGATTTTAATGAAATAGATAGGTATTTAATTCCGCAGGAAAACATATTTAACTATTTAAAAGCCATTCAGGAAATAAACCATTGGTCTTTACAAAAGGAACAAACAACTTTTGTAAAAAACTATTTAGCTTTCTGGAACAAACTTTACAGCTATTACCAAGAGTTTACTAAAGCTCTATTAACTCAAAAAAGCGGATATCAAGGCTTAATTTACAGAGAATCAACCAAGAATATAGATGCTTATATTAAAGCTAATTCTGAAAAAAAACATATTTTTTTAGGCTTTAATGCCTTAAACACTTGCGAAGAAACCATCATTCAAAAGTTACTAGAAAATAATTTAGCCGAAATTTTCTGGGATATCGATAAAACCTTCCTAAACAACAGTAAACACGATGCTGCTTTATTTACCAGACAACACAAAAAAAACTGGCCTTATTTTAAAACCAACCCTTTTAACTGGATTACTTCAAACTATACTCAACCAAAAACCATCGAAATTGTTGGTATTCCTAAAAACATTGGGCAAGCGAAATATATTGGAACCATTTTAAAAAATTTACATGAAAACGACCCAAAACTACAGAGTACCGCTGTAGTACTTGGTGATGAAAATCTGTTAATACCAACTTTAAATTCACTTCCTCAGGGTATTTCAGCTTTAAACATAACCATGGGGTTTCCATTAAAATCGATTCCTCTGGCATCGCTTTTTGATATTTTATTTGATATTCATAAAATCAGCTCAAGTAATTTTTACTATAAAAATGTTATAAATATCATATCCAACCAATACATAAAGCCTTTGTTTTATGTTGATGGTATCGATTATGCCTCATTAATTATTGAAACCATCGATACTAATAACATCATTTATGTGTCACCCGAGCGCTTAAAAAGCATATCTCCTGGTACAACAAAAATTATAGATTTACTATTTACCAACTGGGATAAATCTATCGATACGGCGCTAGAAAATTGCTTTGGTATTATAACTGCCATAAAAGAATTTTTAGACCAAGAAAAGGCCTCTAATTTACTTGCATTAGAATACCTCTACCGATTTAACGAACTGTTTAATGAATTATCCCGATTAAACTCAACCTACAAACACATTAAAGATATTTCTACCCTTTTTGGAATTTATAAAGAAGTTTTAAGTTCTGAAACTTTAGATTTTCAGGGAGAACCTTTACAAGGATTGCAGGTTATGGGAATGTTAGAATCGCGTGTTTTAGATTTTGAAACCGTTATTATATCATCTGTTAACGAAGGTATATTGCCATCCGGAAAAAGTAATAACTCTTTTATACCATTCGATGTTAAATTAGAAAACAAATTACCTACCTATAAAGAAAAAGATGCGGTTTATACCTATCACTTTTATCGATTATTACAACGAGCTAAAAACATTTATATCTTATACAACACAGAGGCAGATGTACTAACAGGAGGCGAAAAAAGCCGCTTTATAACACAACTGGAGTTAGAGAAAATTCATAACATACATCATAATATTATAGCTCCCGAGGTGCCTGTTATAAATAGAACTTTAAATGAGGTTAAAAAAACAGAGCATCTTATTAAAGAAATCGTAAAACTGGCCGAACGCGGATTTTCGCCATCTTCTTTGACATCTTACATTCGAAATCCTATCGATTTTTATTATCAAAAAATATTAAAAATTAAAGAACATGAAGATGTAGAGGAAACCGTTGCTGCCAATACTTTAGGAACGGTAGTGCACAATACACTAGAAGATTTTTATAAACCTTTAATAAATACCCAACTTAAAGAAGAAGACATAAAAAACTTAAAATCTAAAATAAATGAAACCGTAACAACTCATTTTAAACAGGTATACAAAGAAGGCGATATAACAAAAGGCAAAAACTTAATTATTTACGAAATTGCTAAGCGCTATGTGTCTAATTTTCTGGATTTAGAATTAGAAGAAATTAAGCGTGGAAGAAAAATAAAAATCATTGCCATTGAAATAGAAAATAAAGTAAGTATAGATATTCCCGGGCTAGATTTTCCTATTCAAATTACAGGAAAAGTAGATAGAATTGATGAATACGATGGAACAATTCGAATTATAGATTATAAAACTGGCCGTGTTGACAAAAGTGATGTTGAAGTTATTAATTGGGAAGACATCACAACCGATTACAAGAAATACAGCAAAAGTTTTCAAGTGCTTACTTATGCTTATATGATGCAACAATCGAATCATTTGAAATTTCCTTTACATGCTGGTATTATATCATTTAAAAATTTAAGTGAAGGTTTTATTGGGTTTTGTAAAAAAGATAAATCGGGTAACGGTGCTAATAAAAACTATTTCATTACCCCAGAAATTTTAGATGCTTTTAAAACAGAATTACAAGCGCTTATTTTAGAAATTTGTAACAAGAATATACCGTTTACAGAAAAAGAAGTATAA
- a CDS encoding alpha/beta hydrolase family protein, whose protein sequence is MITQEQFVIPGLHNKDIIIDVHYSAVGINKPIMVFCHGYKGFKDWGAWNLMAKTFAEAGFYFIKFNFSHNGGTINQPIDFPDLEAFGHNNYIIELDDLKAVIDWIEHNNHIEKTANINDINLIGHSRGGGITLIKAEEDSRVKRVISLASVCEFANRTARIEDPEVWKKNGVAYVVNTRTKQEMPHYYQFYETFLLNETRLDIKRAVSNLKIPHLIIHGNNDTSVSINEAENLHLWNAKSTLEKIDGANHVFGATHPWNDKSLPNHLKEVIKKIIAFLNNN, encoded by the coding sequence ATGATTACTCAAGAACAATTTGTTATTCCGGGCTTACACAATAAAGACATTATAATTGATGTACATTATTCTGCGGTAGGTATCAATAAACCCATAATGGTATTTTGTCATGGCTACAAAGGTTTTAAAGATTGGGGTGCTTGGAACCTTATGGCTAAAACTTTTGCAGAAGCGGGTTTTTACTTTATAAAATTTAATTTTTCGCATAATGGCGGCACCATTAATCAACCTATAGATTTCCCAGATTTAGAAGCTTTTGGCCATAACAATTACATTATCGAACTCGACGATTTAAAAGCTGTTATAGATTGGATAGAGCATAATAACCATATTGAAAAAACAGCAAATATTAACGATATAAACTTAATTGGTCATAGCAGAGGTGGCGGAATTACTTTAATTAAAGCCGAAGAAGACAGCAGAGTAAAACGTGTAATAAGTTTAGCAAGTGTATGTGAATTTGCTAACAGAACTGCTCGCATTGAAGATCCTGAAGTTTGGAAAAAAAATGGGGTTGCTTATGTTGTAAATACCAGAACTAAGCAAGAGATGCCACATTACTATCAGTTTTATGAAACGTTTTTATTAAATGAAACGCGTTTAGATATAAAACGTGCGGTTTCTAATTTAAAAATACCGCATCTTATTATTCATGGAAATAACGACACAAGTGTTTCAATAAACGAAGCCGAAAATTTACATTTATGGAATGCTAAAAGTACTTTAGAAAAAATCGATGGCGCCAATCATGTTTTTGGAGCGACACACCCTTGGAATGACAAAAGTTTACCTAATCATTTAAAGGAAGTAATTAAAAAAATAATTGCTTTTTTAAACAATAATTAA
- a CDS encoding NUDIX hydrolase — MTNRYDNGEKIYVAVDCIIFGFDEGVLKLLVFKRLVNYLKDELSLIGSFIKPDENANEAARRVLKEITGLENIFMEELKTYTDVDRDSGARCISIAQYSLIRLEDYDKQLVKKHGAQWFEINDLPKLVLDHDVMVQDALTRLRNKSKFYPIGIELLPKQFTIPQLQNLYEVIHQKKLDSRNFRKKLLSLNLLIALNKKDKSSSKKGAFLYKFDYKKYKKLEENGFNFSLFK, encoded by the coding sequence ATGACGAATCGTTACGATAACGGCGAAAAAATATATGTTGCGGTAGATTGTATAATTTTTGGTTTTGACGAAGGTGTTTTAAAACTCTTGGTGTTTAAAAGACTGGTGAATTATTTAAAAGATGAATTATCTCTTATAGGCAGTTTTATTAAACCAGACGAAAACGCCAATGAAGCTGCGCGCCGGGTTTTAAAAGAAATTACCGGACTGGAAAACATCTTCATGGAAGAACTAAAAACATACACCGATGTTGACAGAGATTCTGGGGCACGATGTATTTCTATTGCGCAATATTCGTTAATTCGTTTAGAAGATTACGATAAACAACTGGTAAAAAAACATGGTGCCCAGTGGTTTGAAATAAACGACCTTCCAAAACTAGTATTAGATCACGATGTTATGGTGCAAGATGCTCTAACACGCCTTCGAAATAAATCTAAATTTTACCCCATAGGTATCGAATTATTACCAAAACAGTTTACAATACCCCAGCTTCAAAACCTTTACGAAGTTATTCATCAAAAAAAATTAGATTCCAGAAATTTTAGAAAAAAACTATTGTCTTTAAATTTACTCATAGCCTTAAATAAAAAAGATAAATCAAGTTCTAAAAAAGGCGCTTTCCTTTATAAATTTGATTACAAAAAATATAAAAAACTAGAAGAAAATGGATTTAACTTTTCGTTGTTTAAATAA
- a CDS encoding universal stress protein, with amino-acid sequence MKNILVPIGSSKNALSNLQYAVDFAQAFGAKLYVVQVYNVYTKAGTMIKVDYILERESRAFLNDLVSKIDTKNVEVIVKTLKGKLIDTLELACKVGDIDLIIVEPRTNSIKEEVFLGKTSGKIIKQTQIPALIVPEGYTFKPVSNVLLAMKSAIIKKDHVLDPLKMVKANFKAVVNLLLVKTPYYNEGDFELNDDLKSVVENITETENATTFQGVLEHYQSHNPDMLCVVRRKRGFFTKKWEKNVILKKDFSSNIPVLVLSELK; translated from the coding sequence ATGAAAAATATTTTAGTTCCTATTGGATCCTCTAAAAATGCCTTAAGCAATTTACAATATGCTGTAGATTTTGCTCAAGCTTTTGGTGCTAAGTTGTATGTAGTACAAGTTTATAATGTTTATACAAAAGCGGGTACTATGATTAAAGTCGATTACATTTTAGAGCGCGAAAGCCGGGCTTTTTTAAATGATTTGGTTTCTAAAATTGATACAAAAAATGTTGAGGTTATTGTTAAAACCTTAAAAGGTAAATTAATTGATACTCTAGAATTGGCTTGTAAAGTAGGTGATATTGATTTAATAATTGTAGAGCCTAGAACGAACTCGATAAAAGAAGAGGTGTTTTTAGGAAAAACATCTGGTAAAATTATTAAACAAACCCAAATACCAGCACTTATAGTGCCAGAAGGCTACACTTTTAAACCGGTAAGTAATGTGTTGTTAGCTATGAAGTCGGCAATTATTAAAAAAGACCATGTTTTAGATCCTTTAAAAATGGTAAAAGCGAATTTTAAAGCGGTCGTAAATTTATTATTAGTTAAAACACCGTATTATAATGAAGGTGATTTTGAATTAAATGATGATTTAAAATCGGTTGTTGAAAACATCACAGAAACCGAAAATGCCACGACTTTTCAGGGTGTTTTAGAGCATTACCAATCGCATAATCCAGATATGTTATGTGTTGTTAGACGAAAAAGAGGATTTTTTACTAAAAAATGGGAAAAAAATGTAATTTTGAAAAAAGATTTTTCAAGTAACATTCCAGTTTTGGTGTTAAGTGAATTAAAATAG
- a CDS encoding GNAT family N-acetyltransferase, which translates to MIRKAILSDIDKALLITKACAREMIHNHIYQWNDAYPNKKAFETDFNRDEFYVLEHNNTVIGCITISTFMDAEYHDVPWLTPNDNNLYVHRLAVHPEHQNKGYANELMQYAETFARKNNFNSVRLDTFSQNQKNLSFYEKRGYKRLSEIYFERQSAYPFYCYELVL; encoded by the coding sequence ATGATTCGGAAAGCAATCCTTTCAGATATTGACAAAGCTTTATTAATTACCAAAGCCTGTGCCCGTGAAATGATACATAACCATATTTATCAATGGAACGACGCATACCCCAATAAAAAAGCATTTGAAACCGATTTCAATCGCGACGAGTTTTACGTTTTAGAACATAATAACACCGTAATTGGCTGCATTACTATTTCTACTTTTATGGATGCAGAATACCATGATGTTCCATGGCTTACCCCTAACGATAATAATTTGTATGTACATAGGTTGGCGGTGCATCCTGAGCATCAAAATAAAGGCTACGCAAACGAACTCATGCAATATGCTGAAACTTTTGCACGCAAAAACAACTTTAATTCGGTGCGCTTGGATACCTTTTCTCAAAATCAGAAAAATTTAAGTTTTTACGAAAAAAGAGGCTATAAACGCTTATCAGAAATTTACTTTGAAAGGCAAAGCGCGTATCCGTTTTACTGTTACGAATTAGTACTATGA